A genomic stretch from Capricornis sumatraensis isolate serow.1 chromosome 4, serow.2, whole genome shotgun sequence includes:
- the LTBR gene encoding tumor necrosis factor receptor superfamily member 3 isoform X5, producing MEAAEASLASQLKGLPYHPENQSCGDQEKEYYESKLRLCCSRCPPGTHISTKCSRLQNTVCATCPEKSYNEHWNHLSFCQLCRPCDKMLGFVELMPCTSNRKTQCHCQPGMYCIFWNSECEHCEPLSDCPPGTEAELKVTEATSNCVPCKAGHFQNTSSPTARCQPHTRCEDQGLVEEAPGTPQSDTSCRNPQEPSDMPGTMLVLAILLPLVSFLLLTTVFIYTWKSHPSLCRKLGSLLKRHPEGEESNPADGNWEPPRFNTHVPDLVKPLLPAPGDLALASVGVPANPGLEEEVLQQQSPLSQARDLDAEPPEQGQVAPGTNGIHVTGGSVTVTGNIYIYNGPVLGGARGPGDPPAPPEPPYPIPEEGAPCPPGLSMPYQEDGKAWHLAETETLGCYAL from the exons gGGCTCCCATACCACCCAGAGAACCAAAGCTGTGGAgaccaggaaaaggagtactACGAGTCCAAGCTTCGCCTCTGCTGCTCTCGATGCCCCCCGG GCACGCACATCTCCACCAAATGCAGCCGCCTCCAGAACACCGTCTGTGCCACGTGCCCCGAGAAGTCGTACAATGAGCACTGGAACCATCTCTCCTTCTGCCAGCTGTGCCGCCCCTGTGACAAGA TGCTGGGCTTCGTGGAGCTCATGCCTTGCACTAGCAACCGCAAGACCCAGTGTCACTGCCAGCCGGGGATGTACTGCATCTTTTGGAACTCTGAGTGTGAGCACTGTGAGCCACTCTCCGACTGCCCGCCTGGCACTGAGGCCGAGCTCAAAG TCACGGAGGCTACCAGCAACTGTGTCCCCTGTAAAGCTGGACATTTCCAGAACACCTCCTCTCCCACCGCCCGCTGCCAGCCCCACACCAG GTGTGAGGACCAGGGCCTCGTGGAGGAAGCCCCGGGCACCCCCCAATCTGACACCAGCTGCAGAAACCCACAAGAGCCCTCCGACATGCCAG GAACGATGCTAGTGCTGGCCATCCTGCTGCCTCTGGTCTCGTTCCTGCTCCTCACCACCGTCTTCATCTACACCTGGAAGAGCCACCCCTCTCTCTGCAGAAAGCTAG gatCCCTGCTCAAGAGGCACCCAGAG GGAGAGGAATCGAATCCTGCTGATGGAAACTGGGAGCCCCCAAGGTTCAATACACACGTTCCTGACCTGGTAAAGCCACTTCTGCCTGCCCCTGGAGACTTGGCCCTGGCCTCGGTCGGCGTCCCAGCGAACCCGGGTTTGGAGGAAGAGGTGCTCCAACAGCAGAGTCCCCTGAGCCAGGCCAGGGACCTGGATGCTGAGCCCCCAGAACAAGGCCAGGTGGCCCCTG GCACCAACGGCATTCATGTCACCGGCGGCTCTGTGACGGTCACCGGCAACATCTACATCTACAACGGGCCGGTCCTGGGGGGAGCCCGGGGCCCCGgagacccccccgcccccccagagCCTCCGTACCCCATCCCCGAAGAGGGTGCCCCCTGCCCTCCCGGGCTCTCCATGCCCTACCAGGAGGATGGCAAGGCTTGGCACCTGGCTGAGACAGAGACACTGGGGTGCTATGCCCTCTGA
- the LTBR gene encoding tumor necrosis factor receptor superfamily member 3 isoform X2, whose translation MRLPWATSRSGLAWGLLILGIWGLLAASQPQLEREGPMQGLPYHPENQSCGDQEKEYYESKLRLCCSRCPPGTHISTKCSRLQNTVCATCPEKSYNEHWNHLSFCQLCRPCDKMLGFVELMPCTSNRKTQCHCQPGMYCIFWNSECEHCEPLSDCPPGTEAELKDEVTEATSNCVPCKAGHFQNTSSPTARCQPHTRCEDQGLVEEAPGTPQSDTSCRNPQEPSDMPGTMLVLAILLPLVSFLLLTTVFIYTWKSHPSLCRKLGSLLKRHPEGEESNPADGNWEPPRFNTHVPDLVKPLLPAPGDLALASVGVPANPGLEEEVLQQQSPLSQARDLDAEPPEQGQVAPGTNGIHVTGGSVTVTGNIYIYNGPVLGGARGPGDPPAPPEPPYPIPEEGAPCPPGLSMPYQEDGKAWHLAETETLGCYAL comes from the exons ATGCGCCTGCCATGGGCCACCTCCCGCAGCGGCCTGGCCTGGGGGTTACTCATCCTGGGCATCTGGGGTCTCCTGGCCGCATCCCAACCCCAGCTGGAGAGGGAGGGGCCCATGCAG gGGCTCCCATACCACCCAGAGAACCAAAGCTGTGGAgaccaggaaaaggagtactACGAGTCCAAGCTTCGCCTCTGCTGCTCTCGATGCCCCCCGG GCACGCACATCTCCACCAAATGCAGCCGCCTCCAGAACACCGTCTGTGCCACGTGCCCCGAGAAGTCGTACAATGAGCACTGGAACCATCTCTCCTTCTGCCAGCTGTGCCGCCCCTGTGACAAGA TGCTGGGCTTCGTGGAGCTCATGCCTTGCACTAGCAACCGCAAGACCCAGTGTCACTGCCAGCCGGGGATGTACTGCATCTTTTGGAACTCTGAGTGTGAGCACTGTGAGCCACTCTCCGACTGCCCGCCTGGCACTGAGGCCGAGCTCAAAG ATGAAGTCACGGAGGCTACCAGCAACTGTGTCCCCTGTAAAGCTGGACATTTCCAGAACACCTCCTCTCCCACCGCCCGCTGCCAGCCCCACACCAG GTGTGAGGACCAGGGCCTCGTGGAGGAAGCCCCGGGCACCCCCCAATCTGACACCAGCTGCAGAAACCCACAAGAGCCCTCCGACATGCCAG GAACGATGCTAGTGCTGGCCATCCTGCTGCCTCTGGTCTCGTTCCTGCTCCTCACCACCGTCTTCATCTACACCTGGAAGAGCCACCCCTCTCTCTGCAGAAAGCTAG gatCCCTGCTCAAGAGGCACCCAGAG GGAGAGGAATCGAATCCTGCTGATGGAAACTGGGAGCCCCCAAGGTTCAATACACACGTTCCTGACCTGGTAAAGCCACTTCTGCCTGCCCCTGGAGACTTGGCCCTGGCCTCGGTCGGCGTCCCAGCGAACCCGGGTTTGGAGGAAGAGGTGCTCCAACAGCAGAGTCCCCTGAGCCAGGCCAGGGACCTGGATGCTGAGCCCCCAGAACAAGGCCAGGTGGCCCCTG GCACCAACGGCATTCATGTCACCGGCGGCTCTGTGACGGTCACCGGCAACATCTACATCTACAACGGGCCGGTCCTGGGGGGAGCCCGGGGCCCCGgagacccccccgcccccccagagCCTCCGTACCCCATCCCCGAAGAGGGTGCCCCCTGCCCTCCCGGGCTCTCCATGCCCTACCAGGAGGATGGCAAGGCTTGGCACCTGGCTGAGACAGAGACACTGGGGTGCTATGCCCTCTGA
- the LTBR gene encoding tumor necrosis factor receptor superfamily member 3 isoform X4: protein MEAAEASLASQLKGLPYHPENQSCGDQEKEYYESKLRLCCSRCPPGTHISTKCSRLQNTVCATCPEKSYNEHWNHLSFCQLCRPCDKMLGFVELMPCTSNRKTQCHCQPGMYCIFWNSECEHCEPLSDCPPGTEAELKDEVTEATSNCVPCKAGHFQNTSSPTARCQPHTRCEDQGLVEEAPGTPQSDTSCRNPQEPSDMPGTMLVLAILLPLVSFLLLTTVFIYTWKSHPSLCRKLGSLLKRHPEGEESNPADGNWEPPRFNTHVPDLVKPLLPAPGDLALASVGVPANPGLEEEVLQQQSPLSQARDLDAEPPEQGQVAPGTNGIHVTGGSVTVTGNIYIYNGPVLGGARGPGDPPAPPEPPYPIPEEGAPCPPGLSMPYQEDGKAWHLAETETLGCYAL, encoded by the exons gGGCTCCCATACCACCCAGAGAACCAAAGCTGTGGAgaccaggaaaaggagtactACGAGTCCAAGCTTCGCCTCTGCTGCTCTCGATGCCCCCCGG GCACGCACATCTCCACCAAATGCAGCCGCCTCCAGAACACCGTCTGTGCCACGTGCCCCGAGAAGTCGTACAATGAGCACTGGAACCATCTCTCCTTCTGCCAGCTGTGCCGCCCCTGTGACAAGA TGCTGGGCTTCGTGGAGCTCATGCCTTGCACTAGCAACCGCAAGACCCAGTGTCACTGCCAGCCGGGGATGTACTGCATCTTTTGGAACTCTGAGTGTGAGCACTGTGAGCCACTCTCCGACTGCCCGCCTGGCACTGAGGCCGAGCTCAAAG ATGAAGTCACGGAGGCTACCAGCAACTGTGTCCCCTGTAAAGCTGGACATTTCCAGAACACCTCCTCTCCCACCGCCCGCTGCCAGCCCCACACCAG GTGTGAGGACCAGGGCCTCGTGGAGGAAGCCCCGGGCACCCCCCAATCTGACACCAGCTGCAGAAACCCACAAGAGCCCTCCGACATGCCAG GAACGATGCTAGTGCTGGCCATCCTGCTGCCTCTGGTCTCGTTCCTGCTCCTCACCACCGTCTTCATCTACACCTGGAAGAGCCACCCCTCTCTCTGCAGAAAGCTAG gatCCCTGCTCAAGAGGCACCCAGAG GGAGAGGAATCGAATCCTGCTGATGGAAACTGGGAGCCCCCAAGGTTCAATACACACGTTCCTGACCTGGTAAAGCCACTTCTGCCTGCCCCTGGAGACTTGGCCCTGGCCTCGGTCGGCGTCCCAGCGAACCCGGGTTTGGAGGAAGAGGTGCTCCAACAGCAGAGTCCCCTGAGCCAGGCCAGGGACCTGGATGCTGAGCCCCCAGAACAAGGCCAGGTGGCCCCTG GCACCAACGGCATTCATGTCACCGGCGGCTCTGTGACGGTCACCGGCAACATCTACATCTACAACGGGCCGGTCCTGGGGGGAGCCCGGGGCCCCGgagacccccccgcccccccagagCCTCCGTACCCCATCCCCGAAGAGGGTGCCCCCTGCCCTCCCGGGCTCTCCATGCCCTACCAGGAGGATGGCAAGGCTTGGCACCTGGCTGAGACAGAGACACTGGGGTGCTATGCCCTCTGA
- the LTBR gene encoding tumor necrosis factor receptor superfamily member 3 isoform X6 has product MRLPWATSRSGLAWGLLILGIWGLLAASQPQLEREGPMQGLPYHPENQSCGDQEKEYYESKLRLCCSRCPPGTHISTKCSRLQNTVCATCPEKSYNEHWNHLSFCQLCRPCDKMLGFVELMPCTSNRKTQCHCQPGMYCIFWNSECEHCEPLSDCPPGTEAELKDEVTEATSNCVPCKAGHFQNTSSPTARCQPHTRCEDQGLVEEAPGTPQSDTSCRNPQEPSDMPGSLLKRHPEGEESNPADGNWEPPRFNTHVPDLVKPLLPAPGDLALASVGVPANPGLEEEVLQQQSPLSQARDLDAEPPEQGQVAPGTNGIHVTGGSVTVTGNIYIYNGPVLGGARGPGDPPAPPEPPYPIPEEGAPCPPGLSMPYQEDGKAWHLAETETLGCYAL; this is encoded by the exons ATGCGCCTGCCATGGGCCACCTCCCGCAGCGGCCTGGCCTGGGGGTTACTCATCCTGGGCATCTGGGGTCTCCTGGCCGCATCCCAACCCCAGCTGGAGAGGGAGGGGCCCATGCAG gGGCTCCCATACCACCCAGAGAACCAAAGCTGTGGAgaccaggaaaaggagtactACGAGTCCAAGCTTCGCCTCTGCTGCTCTCGATGCCCCCCGG GCACGCACATCTCCACCAAATGCAGCCGCCTCCAGAACACCGTCTGTGCCACGTGCCCCGAGAAGTCGTACAATGAGCACTGGAACCATCTCTCCTTCTGCCAGCTGTGCCGCCCCTGTGACAAGA TGCTGGGCTTCGTGGAGCTCATGCCTTGCACTAGCAACCGCAAGACCCAGTGTCACTGCCAGCCGGGGATGTACTGCATCTTTTGGAACTCTGAGTGTGAGCACTGTGAGCCACTCTCCGACTGCCCGCCTGGCACTGAGGCCGAGCTCAAAG ATGAAGTCACGGAGGCTACCAGCAACTGTGTCCCCTGTAAAGCTGGACATTTCCAGAACACCTCCTCTCCCACCGCCCGCTGCCAGCCCCACACCAG GTGTGAGGACCAGGGCCTCGTGGAGGAAGCCCCGGGCACCCCCCAATCTGACACCAGCTGCAGAAACCCACAAGAGCCCTCCGACATGCCAG gatCCCTGCTCAAGAGGCACCCAGAG GGAGAGGAATCGAATCCTGCTGATGGAAACTGGGAGCCCCCAAGGTTCAATACACACGTTCCTGACCTGGTAAAGCCACTTCTGCCTGCCCCTGGAGACTTGGCCCTGGCCTCGGTCGGCGTCCCAGCGAACCCGGGTTTGGAGGAAGAGGTGCTCCAACAGCAGAGTCCCCTGAGCCAGGCCAGGGACCTGGATGCTGAGCCCCCAGAACAAGGCCAGGTGGCCCCTG GCACCAACGGCATTCATGTCACCGGCGGCTCTGTGACGGTCACCGGCAACATCTACATCTACAACGGGCCGGTCCTGGGGGGAGCCCGGGGCCCCGgagacccccccgcccccccagagCCTCCGTACCCCATCCCCGAAGAGGGTGCCCCCTGCCCTCCCGGGCTCTCCATGCCCTACCAGGAGGATGGCAAGGCTTGGCACCTGGCTGAGACAGAGACACTGGGGTGCTATGCCCTCTGA
- the LTBR gene encoding tumor necrosis factor receptor superfamily member 3 isoform X3 codes for MRLPWATSRSGLAWGLLILGIWGLLAASQPQLEREGPMQGLPYHPENQSCGDQEKEYYESKLRLCCSRCPPGTHISTKCSRLQNTVCATCPEKSYNEHWNHLSFCQLCRPCDKMLGFVELMPCTSNRKTQCHCQPGMYCIFWNSECEHCEPLSDCPPGTEAELKDEVTEATSNCVPCKAGHFQNTSSPTARCQPHTRCEDQGLVEEAPGTPQSDTSCRNPQEPSDMPGTMLVLAILLPLVSFLLLTTVFIYTWKSHPSLCRKLGRKDSEAGRDGEESNPADGNWEPPRFNTHVPDLVKPLLPAPGDLALASVGVPANPGLEEEVLQQQSPLSQARDLDAEPPEQGQVAPGTNGIHVTGGSVTVTGNIYIYNGPVLGGARGPGDPPAPPEPPYPIPEEGAPCPPGLSMPYQEDGKAWHLAETETLGCYAL; via the exons ATGCGCCTGCCATGGGCCACCTCCCGCAGCGGCCTGGCCTGGGGGTTACTCATCCTGGGCATCTGGGGTCTCCTGGCCGCATCCCAACCCCAGCTGGAGAGGGAGGGGCCCATGCAG gGGCTCCCATACCACCCAGAGAACCAAAGCTGTGGAgaccaggaaaaggagtactACGAGTCCAAGCTTCGCCTCTGCTGCTCTCGATGCCCCCCGG GCACGCACATCTCCACCAAATGCAGCCGCCTCCAGAACACCGTCTGTGCCACGTGCCCCGAGAAGTCGTACAATGAGCACTGGAACCATCTCTCCTTCTGCCAGCTGTGCCGCCCCTGTGACAAGA TGCTGGGCTTCGTGGAGCTCATGCCTTGCACTAGCAACCGCAAGACCCAGTGTCACTGCCAGCCGGGGATGTACTGCATCTTTTGGAACTCTGAGTGTGAGCACTGTGAGCCACTCTCCGACTGCCCGCCTGGCACTGAGGCCGAGCTCAAAG ATGAAGTCACGGAGGCTACCAGCAACTGTGTCCCCTGTAAAGCTGGACATTTCCAGAACACCTCCTCTCCCACCGCCCGCTGCCAGCCCCACACCAG GTGTGAGGACCAGGGCCTCGTGGAGGAAGCCCCGGGCACCCCCCAATCTGACACCAGCTGCAGAAACCCACAAGAGCCCTCCGACATGCCAG GAACGATGCTAGTGCTGGCCATCCTGCTGCCTCTGGTCTCGTTCCTGCTCCTCACCACCGTCTTCATCTACACCTGGAAGAGCCACCCCTCTCTCTGCAGAAAGCTAGGTAGGAAAGACTCAGAGGCTGGCAGGGAT GGAGAGGAATCGAATCCTGCTGATGGAAACTGGGAGCCCCCAAGGTTCAATACACACGTTCCTGACCTGGTAAAGCCACTTCTGCCTGCCCCTGGAGACTTGGCCCTGGCCTCGGTCGGCGTCCCAGCGAACCCGGGTTTGGAGGAAGAGGTGCTCCAACAGCAGAGTCCCCTGAGCCAGGCCAGGGACCTGGATGCTGAGCCCCCAGAACAAGGCCAGGTGGCCCCTG GCACCAACGGCATTCATGTCACCGGCGGCTCTGTGACGGTCACCGGCAACATCTACATCTACAACGGGCCGGTCCTGGGGGGAGCCCGGGGCCCCGgagacccccccgcccccccagagCCTCCGTACCCCATCCCCGAAGAGGGTGCCCCCTGCCCTCCCGGGCTCTCCATGCCCTACCAGGAGGATGGCAAGGCTTGGCACCTGGCTGAGACAGAGACACTGGGGTGCTATGCCCTCTGA
- the LTBR gene encoding tumor necrosis factor receptor superfamily member 3 isoform X1, producing the protein MRLPWATSRSGLAWGLLILGIWGLLAASQPQLEREGPMQGLPYHPENQSCGDQEKEYYESKLRLCCSRCPPGTHISTKCSRLQNTVCATCPEKSYNEHWNHLSFCQLCRPCDKMLGFVELMPCTSNRKTQCHCQPGMYCIFWNSECEHCEPLSDCPPGTEAELKEAPCAHSPWLPHASLLPDEVTEATSNCVPCKAGHFQNTSSPTARCQPHTRCEDQGLVEEAPGTPQSDTSCRNPQEPSDMPGTMLVLAILLPLVSFLLLTTVFIYTWKSHPSLCRKLGSLLKRHPEGEESNPADGNWEPPRFNTHVPDLVKPLLPAPGDLALASVGVPANPGLEEEVLQQQSPLSQARDLDAEPPEQGQVAPGTNGIHVTGGSVTVTGNIYIYNGPVLGGARGPGDPPAPPEPPYPIPEEGAPCPPGLSMPYQEDGKAWHLAETETLGCYAL; encoded by the exons ATGCGCCTGCCATGGGCCACCTCCCGCAGCGGCCTGGCCTGGGGGTTACTCATCCTGGGCATCTGGGGTCTCCTGGCCGCATCCCAACCCCAGCTGGAGAGGGAGGGGCCCATGCAG gGGCTCCCATACCACCCAGAGAACCAAAGCTGTGGAgaccaggaaaaggagtactACGAGTCCAAGCTTCGCCTCTGCTGCTCTCGATGCCCCCCGG GCACGCACATCTCCACCAAATGCAGCCGCCTCCAGAACACCGTCTGTGCCACGTGCCCCGAGAAGTCGTACAATGAGCACTGGAACCATCTCTCCTTCTGCCAGCTGTGCCGCCCCTGTGACAAGA TGCTGGGCTTCGTGGAGCTCATGCCTTGCACTAGCAACCGCAAGACCCAGTGTCACTGCCAGCCGGGGATGTACTGCATCTTTTGGAACTCTGAGTGTGAGCACTGTGAGCCACTCTCCGACTGCCCGCCTGGCACTGAGGCCGAGCTCAAAG AAGCCCCCTGTGCCCACTCACCCTGGCTGCCCCACGCTTCTCTCCTGCCAGATGAAGTCACGGAGGCTACCAGCAACTGTGTCCCCTGTAAAGCTGGACATTTCCAGAACACCTCCTCTCCCACCGCCCGCTGCCAGCCCCACACCAG GTGTGAGGACCAGGGCCTCGTGGAGGAAGCCCCGGGCACCCCCCAATCTGACACCAGCTGCAGAAACCCACAAGAGCCCTCCGACATGCCAG GAACGATGCTAGTGCTGGCCATCCTGCTGCCTCTGGTCTCGTTCCTGCTCCTCACCACCGTCTTCATCTACACCTGGAAGAGCCACCCCTCTCTCTGCAGAAAGCTAG gatCCCTGCTCAAGAGGCACCCAGAG GGAGAGGAATCGAATCCTGCTGATGGAAACTGGGAGCCCCCAAGGTTCAATACACACGTTCCTGACCTGGTAAAGCCACTTCTGCCTGCCCCTGGAGACTTGGCCCTGGCCTCGGTCGGCGTCCCAGCGAACCCGGGTTTGGAGGAAGAGGTGCTCCAACAGCAGAGTCCCCTGAGCCAGGCCAGGGACCTGGATGCTGAGCCCCCAGAACAAGGCCAGGTGGCCCCTG GCACCAACGGCATTCATGTCACCGGCGGCTCTGTGACGGTCACCGGCAACATCTACATCTACAACGGGCCGGTCCTGGGGGGAGCCCGGGGCCCCGgagacccccccgcccccccagagCCTCCGTACCCCATCCCCGAAGAGGGTGCCCCCTGCCCTCCCGGGCTCTCCATGCCCTACCAGGAGGATGGCAAGGCTTGGCACCTGGCTGAGACAGAGACACTGGGGTGCTATGCCCTCTGA
- the LTBR gene encoding tumor necrosis factor receptor superfamily member 3 isoform X7, with amino-acid sequence MRLPWATSRSGLAWGLLILGIWGLLAASQPQLEREGPMQGLPYHPENQSCGDQEKEYYESKLRLCCSRCPPGTHISTKCSRLQNTVCATCPEKSYNEHWNHLSFCQLCRPCDKMLGFVELMPCTSNRKTQCHCQPGMYCIFWNSECEHCEPLSDCPPGTEAELKDEVTEATSNCVPCKAGHFQNTSSPTARCQPHTRCEDQGLVEEAPGTPQSDTSCRNPQEPSDMPGTMLVLAILLPLVSFLLLTTVFIYTWKSHPSLCRKLGTNGIHVTGGSVTVTGNIYIYNGPVLGGARGPGDPPAPPEPPYPIPEEGAPCPPGLSMPYQEDGKAWHLAETETLGCYAL; translated from the exons ATGCGCCTGCCATGGGCCACCTCCCGCAGCGGCCTGGCCTGGGGGTTACTCATCCTGGGCATCTGGGGTCTCCTGGCCGCATCCCAACCCCAGCTGGAGAGGGAGGGGCCCATGCAG gGGCTCCCATACCACCCAGAGAACCAAAGCTGTGGAgaccaggaaaaggagtactACGAGTCCAAGCTTCGCCTCTGCTGCTCTCGATGCCCCCCGG GCACGCACATCTCCACCAAATGCAGCCGCCTCCAGAACACCGTCTGTGCCACGTGCCCCGAGAAGTCGTACAATGAGCACTGGAACCATCTCTCCTTCTGCCAGCTGTGCCGCCCCTGTGACAAGA TGCTGGGCTTCGTGGAGCTCATGCCTTGCACTAGCAACCGCAAGACCCAGTGTCACTGCCAGCCGGGGATGTACTGCATCTTTTGGAACTCTGAGTGTGAGCACTGTGAGCCACTCTCCGACTGCCCGCCTGGCACTGAGGCCGAGCTCAAAG ATGAAGTCACGGAGGCTACCAGCAACTGTGTCCCCTGTAAAGCTGGACATTTCCAGAACACCTCCTCTCCCACCGCCCGCTGCCAGCCCCACACCAG GTGTGAGGACCAGGGCCTCGTGGAGGAAGCCCCGGGCACCCCCCAATCTGACACCAGCTGCAGAAACCCACAAGAGCCCTCCGACATGCCAG GAACGATGCTAGTGCTGGCCATCCTGCTGCCTCTGGTCTCGTTCCTGCTCCTCACCACCGTCTTCATCTACACCTGGAAGAGCCACCCCTCTCTCTGCAGAAAGCTAG GCACCAACGGCATTCATGTCACCGGCGGCTCTGTGACGGTCACCGGCAACATCTACATCTACAACGGGCCGGTCCTGGGGGGAGCCCGGGGCCCCGgagacccccccgcccccccagagCCTCCGTACCCCATCCCCGAAGAGGGTGCCCCCTGCCCTCCCGGGCTCTCCATGCCCTACCAGGAGGATGGCAAGGCTTGGCACCTGGCTGAGACAGAGACACTGGGGTGCTATGCCCTCTGA